One window from the genome of Cydia fagiglandana chromosome 21, ilCydFagi1.1, whole genome shotgun sequence encodes:
- the LOC134675157 gene encoding ABC transporter G family member 20-like isoform X2 — protein sequence MTVERGIIYGLLGPSGCGKTTLLSCIVGRRQLDSGEVWVLGGRPGEKGSGVPGPRVGYMPQDIALVGELTVRDAIYYFGRIYGMKMKKLSDRFEFLSNLLDLPPAGRLIKQLSGGQQRRVSLAAALVHEPELLILDEPTVGLDPVLRERIWEFLSELARGGTTVIITTHYIDETKQAHKIGLLRDGQLLAEESPEELMRKLDCNNLEEAFLQLAMRHHELSPRRSTLTTSPDVIPDSVVNAVESRGQFDSREDFSVVTSSTDVLTKKEKAKDCSGKSRGRYKAVFIKSLQQFSRHPGGLIFSVLFPIIQVVAFFSAIGHDPRDLHVAVVNDEARLSPYGLSICQNSSLKPIVRYDNDTCSQYMLSCWLIEEMAKYKVYEIPFDTVEEAKAEVTNGKLYGAVYIPRNFSEALGERFREGDVPDNIVDESTVSVWLDMTNHQISNFLKLKFHKAYEGFTKRAMKACGRPERLVQIPVHFNEPIYGKMNGQFVAYMAPGVMITIIFFLAAVVTSTLMIGDRLEGVWERSAVAGVQPKEMLHVHIGIQATVILVQTIEMMLLGYVGYGLPTRGSLFACGCLLFLQGLSGMCYGFLLSVCCSSYTMSFFIATGSFYPMILLCGIVWPLEGMERYLQYIALCLPFTIPSKSLRDIMEKGATILDTSVYTGFLITVAWIIITLGLCFLRLKYRKT from the exons ATGACCGTGGAGCGAGGCATCAT ATACGGCCTCCTTGGTCCATCAGGATGCGGAAAGACCACACTGCTCTCCTGCATCGTTGGCAGAAGACAGCTGGACAGCGGCGAGGTGTGGGTTCTGGGTGGAAGACCTGGGGAGAAGGGGAGCGGCGTGCCTGGACCCAGGGTTGGGTACATGCCACAG GACATAGCTCTAGTCGGGGAGCTAACGGTGCGCGACGCGATCTACTACTTCGGGCGGATCTACGGCATGAAGATGAAGAAGCTTAGCGATCGATTCGAGTTCTTGAGCAACCTTCTAGACCTGCCGCCGGCTGGGAGACTGATCAAGCAGTTGTCTGGAGGACAGCAGAGGAGGGTGTCGCTGGCTGCAGCGCTAGTGCATGAGCCTGAGCTGCTTATCCTGGATGAACCTACGGTTGGACTTGATCCAGTACTTAGAGAACG AATATGGGAGTTTTTGTCAGAACTGGCGAGAGGGGGCACCACTGTCATCATCACAACGCACTACATCGATGAAACCAAGCAGGCGCACAAG ATCGGTCTGCTCAGAGATGGCCAGTTACTAGCAGAAGAATCCCCAGAAGAACTGATGCGCAAGTTAGACTGTAATAACCTAGAAGAAGCGTTCCTGCAGCTTGCCATGAGGCATCATGAGCTGTCTCCCAGAAGATCAA CTCTGACGACGTCTCCAGACGTGATCCCGGACAGCGTGGTGAACGCCGTGGAGAGCCGGGGACAGTTCGATTCCCGGGAGGACTTTAGTGTAGTCACCAGCAGCACTGAT GTATTAACCAAAAAAGAGAAAGCCAAAGACTGTAGCGGTAAGTCGCGAGGGCGGTACAAGGCCGTCTTCATCAAGAGCCTACAACAATTCTCCAGGCATCCTGG CGGGCTGATATTCTCGGTTCTATTCCCTATTATCCAAGTAGTGGCGTTCTTCTCTGCTATAGGACACGACCCACGTGACCTGCACGTCGCCGTAGTCAACGACGAAGCACGGTTGTCGCCAT ATGGTCTCAGTATTTGCCAAAATAGCAGCCTAAAGCCGATCGTACGATACGACAATGACACTTGCTCGCAATATATGCTAAGTTGTTGGTTAATTGAAGAAATGGCCAAATACAAAGTTTATGAG ATACCATTTGACACAGTAGAAGAGGCCAAGGCAGAAGTAACTAACGGCAAGCTGTACGGGGCCGTGTACATTCCGCGGAACTTCAGTGAGGCCCTGGGTGAAAGGTTCCGCGAGGGTGATGTACCTGATAATATCGTGGatgaaagtacagtcagcgtgtGGCTTGATATGACTA ATCACCAAATCTCCAATTTTTTGAAACTAAAGTTCCACAAGGCATATGAAGGTTTCACGAAACGGGCGATGAAAGCCTGCGGCAGACCCGAGCGCCTGGTGCAG ATTCCAGTGCACTTCAACGAGCCCATCTACGGGAAGATGAACGGGCAGTTCGTGGCGTACATGGCGCCTGGCGTTATGATCAC AATAATCTTCTTCCTGGCGGCCGTGGTAACGTCAACCTTGATGATCGGTGACCGTTTGGAAGGAGTGTGGGAACGGAGCGCAGTCGCCGGAGTCCAGCCTAAAGAGATGCTGCATGTGCATATCGGGATACAGGCCACCGTTATTTTAGTACAG ACCATAGAAATGATGCTACTCGGCTACGTAGGTTATGGATTACCCACCAGAGGTTCCCTGTTCGCCTGTGGCTGCCTACTGTTCCTCCAAGGCCTCAGTGGAATGTGCTACGGGTTCCTGCTCTCTGTATGCTGCTCCAGCTACACCATGTCATTCTTCATCGCTACTGGGAGCTTCTACCCCATGATCCTGCTATGCG GAATCGTCTGGCCCTTGGAAGGCATGGAGAGGTACCTCCAATACATCGCCCTGTGCCTCCCCTTCACTATCCCCTCGAAATCCCTCCGTGACATCATGGAAAAGGGCGCCACCATTTTGGATACCTCCGTGTATACTGGTTTCCTCATAACTGTGGCCTGGATTATCATTACTCTGGGCCTGTGTTTCTTAAGGCTGAAGTATAGAAAGACGTAG
- the LOC134675157 gene encoding ABC transporter G family member 20-like isoform X4, which translates to MTVERGIIYGLLGPSGCGKTTLLSCIVGRRQLDSGEVWVLGGRPGEKGSGVPGPRVGYMPQDIALVGELTVRDAIYYFGRIYGMKMKKLSDRFEFLSNLLDLPPAGRLIKQLSGGQQRRVSLAAALVHEPELLILDEPTVGLDPVLRERIWEFLSELARGGTTVIITTHYIDETKQAHKIGLLRDGQLLAEESPEELMRKLDCNNLEEAFLQLAMRHHELSPRRSTLTTSPDVIPDSVVNAVESRGQFDSREDFSVVTSSTDVLTKKEKAKDCSGKSRGRYKAVFIKSLQQFSRHPGGLIFSVLFPIIQVVAFFSAIGHDPRDLHVAVVNDEARLSPYGLSICQNSSLKPIVRYDNDTCSQYMLSCWLIEEMAKYKVYEIPFDTVEEAKAEVTNGKLYGAVYIPRNFSEALGERFREGDVPDNIVDESTVSVWLDMTNHQISNFLKLKFHKAYEGFTKRAMKACGRPERLVQIPVHFNEPIYGKMNGQFVAYMAPGVMITIIFFLAAVVTSTLMIGDRLEGVWERSAVAGVQPKEMLHVHIGIQATVILVQTIEMMLLGYVGYGLPTRGSLFACGCLLFLQGLSGMCYGFLLSVCCSSYTMSFFIATGSFYPMILLCGIVWPLEGMERYLQYIALCLPFTIPSKSLRDIMEKGATILDTSVYTGFLITVAWIIITLGLCFLRLKYRKT; encoded by the exons ATGACCGTGGAGCGAGGCATCAT ATACGGCCTCCTTGGTCCATCAGGATGCGGAAAGACCACACTGCTCTCCTGCATCGTTGGCAGAAGACAGCTGGACAGCGGCGAG GTGTGGGTCCTGGGTGGAAGACCTGGGGAGAAGGGGAGCGGCGTACCTGGACCCAGGGTTGGGTACATGCCACAG GACATAGCTCTAGTCGGGGAGCTAACGGTGCGCGACGCGATCTACTACTTCGGGCGGATCTACGGCATGAAGATGAAGAAGCTTAGCGATCGATTCGAGTTCTTGAGCAACCTTCTAGACCTGCCGCCGGCTGGGAGACTGATCAAGCAGTTGTCTGGAGGACAGCAGAGGAGGGTGTCGCTGGCTGCAGCGCTAGTGCATGAGCCTGAGCTGCTTATCCTGGATGAACCTACGGTTGGACTTGATCCAGTACTTAGAGAACG AATATGGGAGTTTTTGTCAGAACTGGCGAGAGGGGGCACCACTGTCATCATCACAACGCACTACATCGATGAAACCAAGCAGGCGCACAAG ATCGGTCTGCTCAGAGATGGCCAGTTACTAGCAGAAGAATCCCCAGAAGAACTGATGCGCAAGTTAGACTGTAATAACCTAGAAGAAGCGTTCCTGCAGCTTGCCATGAGGCATCATGAGCTGTCTCCCAGAAGATCAA CTCTGACGACGTCTCCAGACGTGATCCCGGACAGCGTGGTGAACGCCGTGGAGAGCCGGGGACAGTTCGATTCCCGGGAGGACTTTAGTGTAGTCACCAGCAGCACTGAT GTATTAACCAAAAAAGAGAAAGCCAAAGACTGTAGCGGTAAGTCGCGAGGGCGGTACAAGGCCGTCTTCATCAAGAGCCTACAACAATTCTCCAGGCATCCTGG CGGGCTGATATTCTCGGTTCTATTCCCTATTATCCAAGTAGTGGCGTTCTTCTCTGCTATAGGACACGACCCACGTGACCTGCACGTCGCCGTAGTCAACGACGAAGCACGGTTGTCGCCAT ATGGTCTCAGTATTTGCCAAAATAGCAGCCTAAAGCCGATCGTACGATACGACAATGACACTTGCTCGCAATATATGCTAAGTTGTTGGTTAATTGAAGAAATGGCCAAATACAAAGTTTATGAG ATACCATTTGACACAGTAGAAGAGGCCAAGGCAGAAGTAACTAACGGCAAGCTGTACGGGGCCGTGTACATTCCGCGGAACTTCAGTGAGGCCCTGGGTGAAAGGTTCCGCGAGGGTGATGTACCTGATAATATCGTGGatgaaagtacagtcagcgtgtGGCTTGATATGACTA ATCACCAAATCTCCAATTTTTTGAAACTAAAGTTCCACAAGGCATATGAAGGTTTCACGAAACGGGCGATGAAAGCCTGCGGCAGACCCGAGCGCCTGGTGCAG ATTCCAGTGCACTTCAACGAGCCCATCTACGGGAAGATGAACGGGCAGTTCGTGGCGTACATGGCGCCTGGCGTTATGATCAC AATAATCTTCTTCCTGGCGGCCGTGGTAACGTCAACCTTGATGATCGGTGACCGTTTGGAAGGAGTGTGGGAACGGAGCGCAGTCGCCGGAGTCCAGCCTAAAGAGATGCTGCATGTGCATATCGGGATACAGGCCACCGTTATTTTAGTACAG ACCATAGAAATGATGCTACTCGGCTACGTAGGTTATGGATTACCCACCAGAGGTTCCCTGTTCGCCTGTGGCTGCCTACTGTTCCTCCAAGGCCTCAGTGGAATGTGCTACGGGTTCCTGCTCTCTGTATGCTGCTCCAGCTACACCATGTCATTCTTCATCGCTACTGGGAGCTTCTACCCCATGATCCTGCTATGCG GAATCGTCTGGCCCTTGGAAGGCATGGAGAGGTACCTCCAATACATCGCCCTGTGCCTCCCCTTCACTATCCCCTCGAAATCCCTCCGTGACATCATGGAAAAGGGCGCCACCATTTTGGATACCTCCGTGTATACTGGTTTCCTCATAACTGTGGCCTGGATTATCATTACTCTGGGCCTGTGTTTCTTAAGGCTGAAGTATAGAAAGACGTAG
- the LOC134675157 gene encoding ABC transporter G family member 20-like isoform X3, translating into MTVERGIIYGLLGPSGCGKTTLLSCIVGRRQLDSGEVWVLGGRPGEKGSGVPGPRVGYMPQDIALVGELTVRDAIYYFGRIYGMKMKKLSDRFEFLSNLLDLPPAGRLIKQLSGGQQRRVSLAAALVHEPELLILDEPTVGLDPVLRERIWEFLSELARGGTTVIITTHYIDETKQAHKIGLLRDGQLLAEESPEELMRKLDCNNLEEAFLQLAMRHHELSPRRSTLTTSPDVIPDSVVNAVESRGQFDSREDFSVVTSSTDVLTKKEKAKDCSGKSRGRYKAVFIKSLQQFSRHPGGLIFSVLFPIIQVVAFFSAIGHDPRDLHVAVVNDEARLSPYGLSICQNSSLKPIVRYDNDTCSQYMLSCWLIEEMAKYKVYEIPFDTVEEAKAEVTNGKLYGAVYIPRNFSEALGERFREGDVPDNIVDESTVSVWLDMTNHQISNFLKLKFHKAYEGFTKRAMKACGRPERLVQIPVHFNEPIYGKMNGQFVAYMAPGVMITIIFFLAAVVTSTLMIGDRLEGVWERSAVAGVQPKEMLHVHIGIQATVILVQTIEMMLLGYVGYGLPTRGSLFACGCLLFLQGLSGMCYGFLLSVCCSSYTMSFFIATGSFYPMILLCGIVWPLEGMERYLQYIALCLPFTIPSKSLRDIMEKGATILDTSVYTGFLITVAWIIITLGLCFLRLKYRKT; encoded by the exons ATGACCGTGGAACGAGGCATCAT ATACGGCCTCCTTGGTCCATCAGGATGCGGAAAGACCACACTGCTCTCCTGCATCGTTGGCAGAAGACAGCTGGACAGCGGCGAGGTGTGGGTTCTGGGTGGAAGACCTGGGGAGAAGGGGAGCGGCGTGCCTGGACCCAGGGTTGGGTACATGCCACAG GACATAGCTCTAGTCGGGGAGCTAACGGTGCGCGACGCGATCTACTACTTCGGGCGGATCTACGGCATGAAGATGAAGAAGCTTAGCGATCGATTCGAGTTCTTGAGCAACCTTCTAGACCTGCCGCCGGCTGGGAGACTGATCAAGCAGTTGTCTGGAGGACAGCAGAGGAGGGTGTCGCTGGCTGCAGCGCTAGTGCATGAGCCTGAGCTGCTTATCCTGGATGAACCTACGGTTGGACTTGATCCAGTACTTAGAGAACG AATATGGGAGTTTTTGTCAGAACTGGCGAGAGGGGGCACCACTGTCATCATCACAACGCACTACATCGATGAAACCAAGCAGGCGCACAAG ATCGGTCTGCTCAGAGATGGCCAGTTACTAGCAGAAGAATCCCCAGAAGAACTGATGCGCAAGTTAGACTGTAATAACCTAGAAGAAGCGTTCCTGCAGCTTGCCATGAGGCATCATGAGCTGTCTCCCAGAAGATCAA CTCTGACGACGTCTCCAGACGTGATCCCGGACAGCGTGGTGAACGCCGTGGAGAGCCGGGGACAGTTCGATTCCCGGGAGGACTTTAGTGTAGTCACCAGCAGCACTGAT GTATTAACCAAAAAAGAGAAAGCCAAAGACTGTAGCGGTAAGTCGCGAGGGCGGTACAAGGCCGTCTTCATCAAGAGCCTACAACAATTCTCCAGGCATCCTGG CGGGCTGATATTCTCGGTTCTATTCCCTATTATCCAAGTAGTGGCGTTCTTCTCTGCTATAGGACACGACCCACGTGACCTGCACGTCGCCGTAGTCAACGACGAAGCACGGTTGTCGCCAT ATGGTCTCAGTATTTGCCAAAATAGCAGCCTAAAGCCGATCGTACGATACGACAATGACACTTGCTCGCAATATATGCTAAGTTGTTGGTTAATTGAAGAAATGGCCAAATACAAAGTTTATGAG ATACCATTTGACACAGTAGAAGAGGCCAAGGCAGAAGTAACTAACGGCAAGCTGTACGGGGCCGTGTACATTCCGCGGAACTTCAGTGAGGCCCTGGGTGAAAGGTTCCGCGAGGGTGATGTACCTGATAATATCGTGGatgaaagtacagtcagcgtgtGGCTTGATATGACTA ATCACCAAATCTCCAATTTTTTGAAACTAAAGTTCCACAAGGCATATGAAGGTTTCACGAAACGGGCGATGAAAGCCTGCGGCAGACCCGAGCGCCTGGTGCAG ATTCCAGTGCACTTCAACGAGCCCATCTACGGGAAGATGAACGGGCAGTTCGTGGCGTACATGGCGCCTGGCGTTATGATCAC AATAATCTTCTTCCTGGCGGCCGTGGTAACGTCAACCTTGATGATCGGTGACCGTTTGGAAGGAGTGTGGGAACGGAGCGCAGTCGCCGGAGTCCAGCCTAAAGAGATGCTGCATGTGCATATCGGGATACAGGCCACCGTTATTTTAGTACAG ACCATAGAAATGATGCTACTCGGCTACGTAGGTTATGGATTACCCACCAGAGGTTCCCTGTTCGCCTGTGGCTGCCTACTGTTCCTCCAAGGCCTCAGTGGAATGTGCTACGGGTTCCTGCTCTCTGTATGCTGCTCCAGCTACACCATGTCATTCTTCATCGCTACTGGGAGCTTCTACCCCATGATCCTGCTATGCG GAATCGTCTGGCCCTTGGAAGGCATGGAGAGGTACCTCCAATACATCGCCCTGTGCCTCCCCTTCACTATCCCCTCGAAATCCCTCCGTGACATCATGGAAAAGGGCGCCACCATTTTGGATACCTCCGTGTATACTGGTTTCCTCATAACTGTGGCCTGGATTATCATTACTCTGGGCCTGTGTTTCTTAAGGCTGAAGTATAGAAAGACGTAG
- the LOC134675157 gene encoding ABC transporter G family member 20-like isoform X5, producing MPQDIALVGELTVRDAIYYFGRIYGMKMKKLSDRFEFLSNLLDLPPAGRLIKQLSGGQQRRVSLAAALVHEPELLILDEPTVGLDPVLRERIWEFLSELARGGTTVIITTHYIDETKQAHKIGLLRDGQLLAEESPEELMRKLDCNNLEEAFLQLAMRHHELSPRRSTLTTSPDVIPDSVVNAVESRGQFDSREDFSVVTSSTDVLTKKEKAKDCSGKSRGRYKAVFIKSLQQFSRHPGGLIFSVLFPIIQVVAFFSAIGHDPRDLHVAVVNDEARLSPYGLSICQNSSLKPIVRYDNDTCSQYMLSCWLIEEMAKYKVYEIPFDTVEEAKAEVTNGKLYGAVYIPRNFSEALGERFREGDVPDNIVDESTVSVWLDMTNHQISNFLKLKFHKAYEGFTKRAMKACGRPERLVQIPVHFNEPIYGKMNGQFVAYMAPGVMITIIFFLAAVVTSTLMIGDRLEGVWERSAVAGVQPKEMLHVHIGIQATVILVQTIEMMLLGYVGYGLPTRGSLFACGCLLFLQGLSGMCYGFLLSVCCSSYTMSFFIATGSFYPMILLCGIVWPLEGMERYLQYIALCLPFTIPSKSLRDIMEKGATILDTSVYTGFLITVAWIIITLGLCFLRLKYRKT from the exons ATGCCACAG GACATAGCTCTAGTCGGGGAGCTAACGGTGCGCGACGCGATCTACTACTTCGGGCGGATCTACGGCATGAAGATGAAGAAGCTTAGCGATCGATTCGAGTTCTTGAGCAACCTTCTAGACCTGCCGCCGGCTGGGAGACTGATCAAGCAGTTGTCTGGAGGACAGCAGAGGAGGGTGTCGCTGGCTGCAGCGCTAGTGCATGAGCCTGAGCTGCTTATCCTGGATGAACCTACGGTTGGACTTGATCCAGTACTTAGAGAACG AATATGGGAGTTTTTGTCAGAACTGGCGAGAGGGGGCACCACTGTCATCATCACAACGCACTACATCGATGAAACCAAGCAGGCGCACAAG ATCGGTCTGCTCAGAGATGGCCAGTTACTAGCAGAAGAATCCCCAGAAGAACTGATGCGCAAGTTAGACTGTAATAACCTAGAAGAAGCGTTCCTGCAGCTTGCCATGAGGCATCATGAGCTGTCTCCCAGAAGATCAA CTCTGACGACGTCTCCAGACGTGATCCCGGACAGCGTGGTGAACGCCGTGGAGAGCCGGGGACAGTTCGATTCCCGGGAGGACTTTAGTGTAGTCACCAGCAGCACTGAT GTATTAACCAAAAAAGAGAAAGCCAAAGACTGTAGCGGTAAGTCGCGAGGGCGGTACAAGGCCGTCTTCATCAAGAGCCTACAACAATTCTCCAGGCATCCTGG CGGGCTGATATTCTCGGTTCTATTCCCTATTATCCAAGTAGTGGCGTTCTTCTCTGCTATAGGACACGACCCACGTGACCTGCACGTCGCCGTAGTCAACGACGAAGCACGGTTGTCGCCAT ATGGTCTCAGTATTTGCCAAAATAGCAGCCTAAAGCCGATCGTACGATACGACAATGACACTTGCTCGCAATATATGCTAAGTTGTTGGTTAATTGAAGAAATGGCCAAATACAAAGTTTATGAG ATACCATTTGACACAGTAGAAGAGGCCAAGGCAGAAGTAACTAACGGCAAGCTGTACGGGGCCGTGTACATTCCGCGGAACTTCAGTGAGGCCCTGGGTGAAAGGTTCCGCGAGGGTGATGTACCTGATAATATCGTGGatgaaagtacagtcagcgtgtGGCTTGATATGACTA ATCACCAAATCTCCAATTTTTTGAAACTAAAGTTCCACAAGGCATATGAAGGTTTCACGAAACGGGCGATGAAAGCCTGCGGCAGACCCGAGCGCCTGGTGCAG ATTCCAGTGCACTTCAACGAGCCCATCTACGGGAAGATGAACGGGCAGTTCGTGGCGTACATGGCGCCTGGCGTTATGATCAC AATAATCTTCTTCCTGGCGGCCGTGGTAACGTCAACCTTGATGATCGGTGACCGTTTGGAAGGAGTGTGGGAACGGAGCGCAGTCGCCGGAGTCCAGCCTAAAGAGATGCTGCATGTGCATATCGGGATACAGGCCACCGTTATTTTAGTACAG ACCATAGAAATGATGCTACTCGGCTACGTAGGTTATGGATTACCCACCAGAGGTTCCCTGTTCGCCTGTGGCTGCCTACTGTTCCTCCAAGGCCTCAGTGGAATGTGCTACGGGTTCCTGCTCTCTGTATGCTGCTCCAGCTACACCATGTCATTCTTCATCGCTACTGGGAGCTTCTACCCCATGATCCTGCTATGCG GAATCGTCTGGCCCTTGGAAGGCATGGAGAGGTACCTCCAATACATCGCCCTGTGCCTCCCCTTCACTATCCCCTCGAAATCCCTCCGTGACATCATGGAAAAGGGCGCCACCATTTTGGATACCTCCGTGTATACTGGTTTCCTCATAACTGTGGCCTGGATTATCATTACTCTGGGCCTGTGTTTCTTAAGGCTGAAGTATAGAAAGACGTAG
- the LOC134675157 gene encoding ABC transporter G family member 20-like isoform X6, translated as MRKLDCNNLEEAFLQLAMRHHELSPRRSTLTTSPDVIPDSVVNAVESRGQFDSREDFSVVTSSTDVLTKKEKAKDCSGKSRGRYKAVFIKSLQQFSRHPGGLIFSVLFPIIQVVAFFSAIGHDPRDLHVAVVNDEARLSPYGLSICQNSSLKPIVRYDNDTCSQYMLSCWLIEEMAKYKVYEIPFDTVEEAKAEVTNGKLYGAVYIPRNFSEALGERFREGDVPDNIVDESTVSVWLDMTNHQISNFLKLKFHKAYEGFTKRAMKACGRPERLVQIPVHFNEPIYGKMNGQFVAYMAPGVMITIIFFLAAVVTSTLMIGDRLEGVWERSAVAGVQPKEMLHVHIGIQATVILVQTIEMMLLGYVGYGLPTRGSLFACGCLLFLQGLSGMCYGFLLSVCCSSYTMSFFIATGSFYPMILLCGIVWPLEGMERYLQYIALCLPFTIPSKSLRDIMEKGATILDTSVYTGFLITVAWIIITLGLCFLRLKYRKT; from the exons ATGCGCAAGTTAGACTGTAATAACCTAGAAGAAGCGTTCCTGCAGCTTGCCATGAGGCATCATGAGCTGTCTCCCAGAAGATCAA CTCTGACGACGTCTCCAGACGTGATCCCGGACAGCGTGGTGAACGCCGTGGAGAGCCGGGGACAGTTCGATTCCCGGGAGGACTTTAGTGTAGTCACCAGCAGCACTGAT GTATTAACCAAAAAAGAGAAAGCCAAAGACTGTAGCGGTAAGTCGCGAGGGCGGTACAAGGCCGTCTTCATCAAGAGCCTACAACAATTCTCCAGGCATCCTGG CGGGCTGATATTCTCGGTTCTATTCCCTATTATCCAAGTAGTGGCGTTCTTCTCTGCTATAGGACACGACCCACGTGACCTGCACGTCGCCGTAGTCAACGACGAAGCACGGTTGTCGCCAT ATGGTCTCAGTATTTGCCAAAATAGCAGCCTAAAGCCGATCGTACGATACGACAATGACACTTGCTCGCAATATATGCTAAGTTGTTGGTTAATTGAAGAAATGGCCAAATACAAAGTTTATGAG ATACCATTTGACACAGTAGAAGAGGCCAAGGCAGAAGTAACTAACGGCAAGCTGTACGGGGCCGTGTACATTCCGCGGAACTTCAGTGAGGCCCTGGGTGAAAGGTTCCGCGAGGGTGATGTACCTGATAATATCGTGGatgaaagtacagtcagcgtgtGGCTTGATATGACTA ATCACCAAATCTCCAATTTTTTGAAACTAAAGTTCCACAAGGCATATGAAGGTTTCACGAAACGGGCGATGAAAGCCTGCGGCAGACCCGAGCGCCTGGTGCAG ATTCCAGTGCACTTCAACGAGCCCATCTACGGGAAGATGAACGGGCAGTTCGTGGCGTACATGGCGCCTGGCGTTATGATCAC AATAATCTTCTTCCTGGCGGCCGTGGTAACGTCAACCTTGATGATCGGTGACCGTTTGGAAGGAGTGTGGGAACGGAGCGCAGTCGCCGGAGTCCAGCCTAAAGAGATGCTGCATGTGCATATCGGGATACAGGCCACCGTTATTTTAGTACAG ACCATAGAAATGATGCTACTCGGCTACGTAGGTTATGGATTACCCACCAGAGGTTCCCTGTTCGCCTGTGGCTGCCTACTGTTCCTCCAAGGCCTCAGTGGAATGTGCTACGGGTTCCTGCTCTCTGTATGCTGCTCCAGCTACACCATGTCATTCTTCATCGCTACTGGGAGCTTCTACCCCATGATCCTGCTATGCG GAATCGTCTGGCCCTTGGAAGGCATGGAGAGGTACCTCCAATACATCGCCCTGTGCCTCCCCTTCACTATCCCCTCGAAATCCCTCCGTGACATCATGGAAAAGGGCGCCACCATTTTGGATACCTCCGTGTATACTGGTTTCCTCATAACTGTGGCCTGGATTATCATTACTCTGGGCCTGTGTTTCTTAAGGCTGAAGTATAGAAAGACGTAG